Proteins encoded within one genomic window of Natator depressus isolate rNatDep1 chromosome 1, rNatDep2.hap1, whole genome shotgun sequence:
- the LPAR5 gene encoding lysophosphatidic acid receptor 5, protein MSNANISQSLDQCKDYSSNHRLHLVGYSLIFVAGLMLNAVALWVFLRYLHLKSVVSIYMFNLAASDLLFTLSLPLRLYYYSSHHWSFGNFLCQVSGSLFQINMYGSCLFLMCINLDRYVAIVHPLRWRHLRRPKLAWLLCLVVWVLILVGSVPAAGVHRSSPCIKGNQTIALCFESFSDGLWQKGIFPLVILAEILGFLLPLTSVTYCSIRIFQKLCQASGTQSLRQQKTIRLLVVNLVIFIICFVPYNTTLAVYGMIKAHVIQAELAVRDSVRQVLIVTVLLASMNCSLDPLIYYFSTEGFRNTFKKLRHGQAWDSDTGMAKTQVTEEKPYRARSSLGVKRYPVQNFILSNEDLPLAPIKIFLNGPIEDSEI, encoded by the coding sequence ATGTCAAATGCCAACATCTCTCAAAGTCTGGACCAATGCAAAGATTACAGCTCCAACCACCGGCTGCACCTGGTTGGGTACAGCCTGATCTTTGTGGCAGGTTTGATGCTCAATGCTGTGGCACTCTGGGTCTTCCTGCGCTACCTGCACCTCAAGTCTGTGGTGAGCATCTATATGTTCAACCTAGCAGCAAGCGACCTGCTCTTCACACTCTCGCTGCCACTACGGCTCTATTACTACTCCAGCCACCACTGGTCATTTGGCAATTTCCTTTGCCAGGTGTCAGGCTCCCTCTTCCAGATCAACATGTATGGCAGCTGCCTCTTCCTCATGTGCATCAACCTGGACCGCTACGTTGCCATTGTCCACCCACTCCGCTGGCGCCACCTTCGGCGGCCCAAGTTGGCCTGGCTGCTCTGCCTGGTGGTGTGGGTGCTTATCCTGGTGGGCTCTGTTCCAGCTGCTGGTGTCCACAGGTCAAGTCCCTGCATCAAAGGGAACCAGACCATCGCTCTGTGTTTTGAAAGCTTCAGTGATGGCCTGTGGCAGAAGGGCATCTTCCCACTGGTCATTCTGGCTGAAATCCTGGGATTCCTCTTACCACTGACCTCTGTGACGTACTGCTCAATTAGAATCTTCCAGAAGCTATGCCAGGCCAGTGGGACACAGAGCCTGCGCCAGCAGAAGACTATCCGCCTGCTTGTGGTCAATCTGGTAATCTTCATCATCTGCTTTGTGCCCTACAACACAACTCTGGCAGTGTATGGGATGATAAAGGCCCATGTGATTCAGGCTGAGCTAGCAGTTCGGGACTCCGTGCGCCAGGTGCTTATTGTCACAGTGCTGTTGGCCAGTATGAACTGCTCTCTGGACCCCCTAATTTACTACTTTAGCACTGAAGGTTTCCGGAACACCTTCAAGAAGCTCCGCCATGGCCAGGCATGGGACTCTGACACAGGGATGGCCAAGACTCAGGTCACAGAGGAGAAACCCTATAGAGCACGCTCCAGTCTAGGAGTAAAGCGGTACCCAGTTCAAAACTTCATCCTCTCCAATGAGGACTTGCCACTGGCtcccatcaaaatatttttgaatggcCCAATTGAGGACTCTGAAATATAA
- the LOC142000878 gene encoding protein Wnt-4-like translates to MDSVKHGAELAIEECQHQFHNRRWNCSTLQGLQVFGKVAIQGTRESAFIHAISSAGLAFTVTRACSRGELEKCGCDRKIRGVSPEGFQWSGCSDNLSYGIAFSQAFVDNPERSRGVSSSRALMNLHNNEAGRKAILSHMTVECKCHGVSGSCEVRTCWKVMPPFRKVGNVLKEKFEGATEVHPKRVGSRKLLVPKSSRFKPYTAHDLVYLVASPDFCDRDPHSGVFGTSGRQCNRTSQAVDGCELLCCGRGFRTAQAEVVERCSCKFRWCCSVKCKQCRHSVEVHTCR, encoded by the exons ATGGACTCAGTGAAGCACGGAGCAGAGCTGGCCATAGAGGAGTGTCAGCACCAGTTTCACAACCGCCGATGGAATTGCTCCACTCTGCAGGGGCTACAGGTCTTTGGCAAGGTTGCCATACAAG GTACACGAGAGTCTGCTTTCATTCATGCCATCTCATCAGCGGGACTGGCATTCACTGTGACCCGGGCCTGCAGCCGTGGGGAGCTGGAGAAGTGTGGATGTGATCGCAAGATCCGTGGAGTCAGCCCAGAAG gaTTCCAGTGGTCAGGCTGCTCTGACAACCTGTCCTATGGTATTGCCTTTTCTCAAGCCTTTGTGGATAACCCTGAGCGGAGCCGTGGTGTCTCCTCCAGCCGAGCACTCATGAACCTGCACAACAATGAGGCTGGTAGGAAG GCCATCCTGTCCCACATGACGGTAGAGTGCAAGTGTCATGGAGTGTCAGGTTCCTGCGAGGTCCGCACCTGCTGGAAGGTGATGCCCCCATTCCGCAAGGTGGGCAATGTCCTGAAAGAGAAATTTGAGGGGGCCACAGAGGTGCATCCCAAGCGGGTTGGGTCCCGCAAGCTCCTGGTGCCCAAGAGCTCCCGCTTCAAACCCTACACAGCCCACGACCTGGTCTACTTAGTGGCCAGCCCAGACTTCTGTGACCGGGACCCCCACAGTGGGGTCTTTGGCACCTCTGGACGCCAGTGCAACCGGACGTCCCAGGCCGTGGATGGCTGCGAGCTGCTGTGCTGCGGGCGAGGCTTCCGCACGGCCCAGGCCGAGGTGGTGGAGAGATGCAGCTGCAAGTTCCGCTGGTGCTGCTCAGTCAAGTGCAAGCAGTGCCGCCACTCTGTGGAGGTGCACACCTGCCGGTGA